Proteins encoded by one window of Vidua chalybeata isolate OUT-0048 chromosome 10, bVidCha1 merged haplotype, whole genome shotgun sequence:
- the PAQR9 gene encoding membrane progestin receptor epsilon, with amino-acid sequence MSDAAGGGGGGGQAQSYRGSSAGGCGRSGSASPGRRRGGGPGAGRGSGSMPAGDGDKKEAAPPPPRPAALLRWDEVPEDFVECFILSGYRRLHCSAQECLASVLQPTNETLNFWTHFIPLLLFLSRFGRLLLLRGAGDVPFHHPALLPLWCYASGVLLTFAMSCTAHLFSCLSPRLRATFFYLDYASISYYGFASTVAYSYYLLPGLSLLDAGAMSRYVQQRLGWQLDCSLPIAAYRVLVLPVALALAVGCTAACCRSRAACCAYPFAVRTFVFAMPLSMACPIMLESLLFDLRARNPTLFVYFYRRYFWLLVAAFFNVSKIPERIQPGLFDIVGHSHQLFHIFTFLSIYDQVHYVEDGLAEFLKAPLAAPTYLGTVGYMLLLTVCLAVVVRRFLNVADLCKQD; translated from the coding sequence ATGAGTGATGCtgccgggggcggcggcgggggcggacAGGCGCAGAGCTACCGCGGATCCTCCGCCGGCGGCTGCGGGCGCAGCGGCTCTGCCTCGCCCGGTCGGCGGCGAggcggcgggcccggggccggccggggcAGCGGCAGCATGCCGGCGGGCGATGGGGACAAGAAGgaggcggcgccgccgccgcctcgcccTGCCGCCCTGCTGCGGTGGGACGAGGTGCCCGAGGACTTCGTGGAGTGCTTCATCCTCTCGGGCTACCGGCGCCTGCACTGCTCGGCACAGGAGTGCCTGGCCTCGGTGCTGCAGCCCACCAACGAGACCCTCAACTTCTGGACCCACttcatcccactgctgctcttcctcagcCGCTTCGGGCGGCTGCTTCTGCTGCGGGGCGCCGGGGACGTGCCCTTCCACCACCcggccctgctgcccctctggTGCTACGCCTCGGGGGTGCTGCTCACCTTCGCCATGAGCTGCACGGCCCATCTCTTCAGCTGCCTCTCCCCGCGCCTCCGCGCCACCTTCTTCTACCTGGACTACGCCTCCATCAGCTACTACGGCTTCGCCAGCACCGTGGCCTACTCCTACTacctgctgccagggctgagcctgcTGGACGCCGGCGCCATGAGCCGCTACGTGCAGCAGcggctgggctggcagctggacTGCAGCCTGCCCATCGCGGCCTACCGCGTGCTGGTGCTGCCCGTGGCGCTGGCGCTGGCCGTGGGCTGCACGGCCGCCTGCTGCCGCAGCCGCGCCGCGTGCTGCGCCTACCCCTTCGCCGTGCGCACCTTCGTGTTCGCCATGCCGCTCAGCATGGCCTGCCCCATCATGCTGGAGAGCCTCCTCTTCGATCTCCGCGCACGCAACCCCACGCTCTTCGTCTACTTCTACCGCCGCTACTTCTGGCTGCTGGTGGCCGCCTTCTTCAACGTCAGCAAAATCCCCGAGCGGATCCAGCCGGGGCTCTTCGACATCGTGGGGCATAGCCATCAGCTTTTCCACATCTTCACCTTCCTCAGCATCTACGACCAGGTGCACTACGTGGAGGACGGGCTGGCTGAGTTTCTCAAGGCACCCCTGGCTGCCCCCACCTACCTAGGCACCGTGGGGTATATGCTGCTCCTGACCGTCTGCCTTGCTGTGGTCGTCAGGAGGTTCCTCAACGTTGCAGACCTCTGCAAGCAGGACTGA